Genomic window (Candidatus Neomarinimicrobiota bacterium):
TCCGTCGGTACGATGTGGTCGATGTTCCGGACGTGGATAAAACTGTCTCCCAATGTCCGCGGCATATTCGGATTTACCTCGGCAATAACGGTCTTTGCTGACTCAGCAGCCGGCTTGGTGGCATCCACAGCGACGCCGTAACTGCAAAAGCCATGCTCATCCGGCGGCGATACATGAATCATTGCCACATCCAATGAGTAGACGCCCTCTTTGAACAGCGCCGGCGCTTCGTGATAGAAGACCGGTACATAATCGGCGCGGCCTTCATTTACCGCCTGGCGCACATTGCCACCGATGAAAAATGCGATATGTCGAAAGTGGCCTTCAAATTCCGGGTCAGTATATTTCGCGGGACCGAGGGTGGAAAAGTGGATGATCTTCACATCTTCCAGTTCATGTCCGCGGGCAACAAGTGCAGGGATTAATTTTTGCGGAGCTCCGGAACTGATCGGGATGAATACATTATCGCCGGACTGGATGATCTTTACTGCATCTTCGGGGGAAGTCTGTTTTGTCTGATAGAGGTCGTGCCAGTGCATATGGGGGGATTCTGGCCTTTAGTCGTTATTGTCGTAGAAACGGGTTATCGATATCCCGATATTCGATATCGAATTGCTCGGCAGTACGCTTTCTGGTACAGGTGCCTTCATAAAAATATATACCTCGCCGGAGGGCATTATCCCGCTCTAGCATATTATTTAAGCCCTGATCCACGATGCCGGTGATAAACGGCAGGCTGGCGTTCGTCAATGCATATGTGGCCGTCCGCGCGACATTCGATGGCATATTCGGTACGCAATAGTGAATGACGTCCTCCTCGGTATACGACGGATTTGCCAGTGACGTCGGCCTGCTGGTCTCCACACATCCGCCCTGATCGATGGAGACATCCACCACCACAGCCCGGCGCTTCATGGATTGCACGTGCTCTCTGGTCACCAGGTGCGGTGTCCGATCGCCGTGAATGAGCACTGCACCAATCAAAACATCCGCAAATTCCACCGCCTTCCGAAGATTGCGATCGTTCACAAGCGCTGTAGTGACGCGTTTTCCAAAGAGGTTCGCGGCTTTGCGCAGTTTCCTCACGTTACTGTCCAGGAGGACCACATGGCCACCGAGCCCCAGTGCTGACTGCGTCGCATTCAGTCCAACCACGCCTGCTCCGAGAATGACGACAGCAGCTTCCGGGACGCCCGGGAGTCCGCCGAACAATATGCCGCGCCCGTCCTGTTCATTCTGTAGATAGTGGGCGCCCACGTGGACGCTCATCTGCCCGGCGATTTCGCTCATGGATGTGAGAATTGGTAGGTCACCGTGGTCATCTTCGATAATCTCGTATCCGATGGCCGTAATACGCTTCTCAATCAGGGCATCGATAACTTCCGATGACTCTACGGCCAGGTGATGAAATCCGAACACAATCTGTTCGCGACGCAGGAACCCACAATCTTCGATAGTCAGAGGGGAGACTTTCAGAATAAGGTCAGCGCGCTGAAATACCTCTTCTCTGGAATAGACGATGGTCGCGCCTGCCTCTTCATAGTAGGCATTATGGAAATTGCAATGGATGCCGGCATCTTCTTCCAGGAAAATAGTGTGGTCATTTTTATGGAGGCTACCAACACCTGAGGGCGTCAGTGCCACCCGGTGCTCCTGGTTGGCGTGATCCCGGATAATTCCAATGTTCATACTTTCCTCCTGTGACGGGCACGGTGATAGTCTGTTAAACAATATTACAAGGTTTGTGCCAGTATCACGAATGCGGCAATGCCGGTATCTACATGGGATTGGGCTATTTTTCGCTTCCCAGAATTGAGAAGGGATGTGACTGATTTTATCACGTTAAAGCAGTAAAAAATGTGTTAAAGTGTTTTCGTGTTACTGTTGTTATAGTTGAATAGGGTCAAGAGTCTTGAGTCCATCGTCCGGTGTCTGGAACGCTTCGCGTGTTGGTAGTTACCTCTTTAGCCGCGTTTTTGTTGGTTTCTGATTGTTGGTAGTTGGTTGTTAGTTGTTGTATTTCATAAGCATTCAATTTTCCCCTCTGAAACCATTCTACCTTCCCGACAACAAACAACCAACTACGAACCACCAACAGTTTTCCCATTCTCCTTTCTCCCTTTTCCATTCTCCCTCAATTAATAACCTGATTAGGAATAAGAGAAAGTTTGAGAAAAATTACGAAACAATGCCGTCACCCTATACCCTATTCCTTATACCCAATAACCACCTCAGTATGATTTTCAATTGTCCGGTAATCGGGATTTTCGAACCCAGTCTCTCGGAGCCATTTCTGCGTCTCATCCACGGTATACGTCCCGCCTTCCAGGTTGTTGACTAGCATGTGGAGTCCGAAAATTACTGCTCCCTTTGGAACGGTCCCGGTCTCATCCAGGTAGCGATCTCTGATGATGAGTTCGCCACCAGAAGCCAATGCTTCCGCTATTCGGCGCAGCAGGATTTTATTCCGTTCCGGTGAATGGGAATGGATGATGTTCGAGAGAAATACCAGATCATAGGATCCACCAAGGTCATCGAGAAAGAAATCACCGCTGCGATAATCGAGGTTTTGCGGTGGAGATTCGAATTCTTTGGCTATTTCAATCGCGTCAGGCAGATCAAACAGCGTTACGGCTGCCTGCGGATATTCTCTGGCAAAAGCTCTGGCGTAGGTACCCGGTCCGCCTCCACAGTCCAGAATCCGGGCGTTTGGCTTTACCTCTAACTGACGTACAACTTCCGGTGCCTGTTCTTCCTGGTAATCGTGCATGGCAAGAATAAAAGTGCGATACCGCTCCGGATCGTCGAAGACCCGTTTACGCTCAGGGAGTTCACCGGTTTTCACAATCTCCGGGAGATCACTCCAGTTTTTCCAGCTCTGTCCACTGTGCAGCAGGCTCTCCAGCTGTGACTCCGGGCTGGATTCGGTGAGGTATCGGCGGCTCAATTCGGTATGCCGGAATTTCCCGTTGTCTTTCTGCAGAATTTCCATGGCCACCAAAGCATTCAGAAGCCGTTCTGTGCCCCGGGAATCCGTTTCGGCACTTTCTGCTATGTTTTTAGCAGTGTTACCATCTTTGATAAAATCGAAAAGTCGCCAGTGCAGGGCGGTATAAATAATTCGCGATTCCCGAAATGCGGAAATTTTAGATCGCAACTGTTCCAAATCCATGGATAACTCCCTTCCTGAATTCACGGTGACTATAATAATCTACTTGTTCGAATATTTTTTCCAAACAGCTATGACTTTTTCTTCGGGCTTGAGTGCATATTTCTTATATTCCTCACCATGTTTTGGAAAAAGCCAGATACCAACAAGCCCGCGATATTGGTTGTTTGTACCGGAAACAGCTGCCGGAGCCAAATTGCCGAAGGCTTACTTCGGGAAAAATATGCAGACAAAGCGCGAATTTATAGCGCCGGCAGTAACCCCTCCGGTGTAGTCCATCCCATGGCTATCGATGTGATGAAGGAAATCGGTATTAATATCCGGCGTCAAAAATCCCAGCACTGGAACGAGCTGAAGGTGAACGATTTTGACCTGATTATTACCGTGTGTGACAATGCCGACGAACGATGCCCGCTTGTCCCCACGGAGAAGGGTGAACGGATGCACATCCCGTTTCCGGATCCGATTCATGTGAAGGGTTCCACAGAACACATCCGTCAGGCGTTCCGGGAAACCCGGGAGCGGATTATTGAAGAGCTAGTGCCGGAAGTGGAGCAGTGGTTGGCAGATTACAAAGAAAAATAATTTTCTACTTGGTATTCGGAATTAATAACACGCATACTTCCAAGTATCACTTTAGACATCTAAAATTTTTTAGATACTTTTGTTAGTCTTACTTATATAGAACACTTGGACATTAAGAGTCCTCAAAAGAACTACCCGAGGCAGAGCATCCGCCCATCCACTGTGATTCCGCACCCCAAAATCACCTAAGAGCGTCATCATCCTTTAGCTCATCCAACCTCTGTTCTTGCGCGCCGAACAATCCCAGGAATCGCCCCGGTAGGGACGCTATTCATAGCGTCCGAAGATTCGATGGTCCGGCTCAGGATCCCTCCCCCATTGGACGCGAACCGCCTACCTACCGTGTCTCTAAGTGACTCCGAAACAGAGACCTCGGGAATTTTTTAATTAGAAAGTATCAGCGGGATAACAAAATTACTTCTTTGAATAATCATTGCCCCCGGGCTGAAGCCCGGGGCTAGTCAAAAAAACACTTATTACGACACCGCAACTGCCAGCGCAATACTCAAATATTTCCCTCGCGCCGTATCCGATCGACTGGGAATCAATACCGGATTGCTGGCCC
Coding sequences:
- the ald gene encoding alanine dehydrogenase yields the protein MNIGIIRDHANQEHRVALTPSGVGSLHKNDHTIFLEEDAGIHCNFHNAYYEEAGATIVYSREEVFQRADLILKVSPLTIEDCGFLRREQIVFGFHHLAVESSEVIDALIEKRITAIGYEIIEDDHGDLPILTSMSEIAGQMSVHVGAHYLQNEQDGRGILFGGLPGVPEAAVVILGAGVVGLNATQSALGLGGHVVLLDSNVRKLRKAANLFGKRVTTALVNDRNLRKAVEFADVLIGAVLIHGDRTPHLVTREHVQSMKRRAVVVDVSIDQGGCVETSRPTSLANPSYTEEDVIHYCVPNMPSNVARTATYALTNASLPFITGIVDQGLNNMLERDNALRRGIYFYEGTCTRKRTAEQFDIEYRDIDNPFLRQ
- a CDS encoding methyltransferase domain-containing protein codes for the protein MDLEQLRSKISAFRESRIIYTALHWRLFDFIKDGNTAKNIAESAETDSRGTERLLNALVAMEILQKDNGKFRHTELSRRYLTESSPESQLESLLHSGQSWKNWSDLPEIVKTGELPERKRVFDDPERYRTFILAMHDYQEEQAPEVVRQLEVKPNARILDCGGGPGTYARAFAREYPQAAVTLFDLPDAIEIAKEFESPPQNLDYRSGDFFLDDLGGSYDLVFLSNIIHSHSPERNKILLRRIAEALASGGELIIRDRYLDETGTVPKGAVIFGLHMLVNNLEGGTYTVDETQKWLRETGFENPDYRTIENHTEVVIGYKE
- a CDS encoding arsenate reductase ArsC, translated to MFWKKPDTNKPAILVVCTGNSCRSQIAEGLLREKYADKARIYSAGSNPSGVVHPMAIDVMKEIGINIRRQKSQHWNELKVNDFDLIITVCDNADERCPLVPTEKGERMHIPFPDPIHVKGSTEHIRQAFRETRERIIEELVPEVEQWLADYKEK